A genomic region of Rhipicephalus sanguineus isolate Rsan-2018 chromosome 3, BIME_Rsan_1.4, whole genome shotgun sequence contains the following coding sequences:
- the LOC119385672 gene encoding uncharacterized protein LOC119385672 gives MAQSRTFNEKEEEYSFRSFWEKFKASMKKAGKKVKAAFKTVGKHLKEPVKVAATAAAKVAFEKAQEILKKKAVTLVAKILEKSVPTYAVEDNVNEAHFFEELRVRIDQVGQRLIIQGQALNAL, from the exons ATGGCGCAAAGTAGAACATTTAACGAAAAG GAAGAAGAATACTCTTTCCGTAGCTTCTGGGAGAAATTCAAGGCATCAATGAAAAAGGCAGGAAAGAAAGTTAAGGCGGCTTTCAAGACTGTAGGGAAACATCTTAAAGAGCCTGTGAAGGTCGCCGCCACAGCCGCCGCGAAAGTTGCCTTTGAGAAAGCTCAGGAAATACTGAAGAAGAAGGCTGTGACGTTGGTTGCAAAAATTCTCGAGAAATCAGTTCCTACCTATGCCGTAGAAGATAATGTTAACGAGGCACACTTCTTCGAAGAATTGCGTGTGCGAATAGACCAAGTGGGACAGCGACTCATTATTCAAGGGCAAGCGTTGAACGCTTTGTAA